One region of Streptomyces capillispiralis genomic DNA includes:
- the galK gene encoding galactokinase yields the protein MSESSEGAAESVAERFRQLYGGTPDGVWAAPGRVNLIGEHTDYNDGFVMPFALPHTAVAAVSRRADGVLRLHSADVDGPVVELTVDDLAPESDKRWTAYPAGVVWALREAGHAVTGADIHLASTVPAGAGLSSSAALEVVVALALNDLFGLDLRGWQLARLCQRAENVYVGAPVGIMDQTASACCEAGHALFLDTRDLSQRQIPFDLAAEGMRLLVVDTQVKHSHSEGEYGKRRAGCEKGAALLGVDALRDVPHAELDAALARLGDEEEVRRLVRHVVTEDERVERVVSLLEAGDTRAIGSVLVEGHASLRDDFRVSCRELDLVVETAVAAGALGARMTGGGFGGSAIVLAEETDVPAVTKAVEEAFAAAGLTAPRTFEAVPAAGARRVR from the coding sequence ATGAGCGAGTCCAGCGAGGGTGCCGCGGAGTCCGTCGCCGAGCGGTTCCGGCAGCTGTACGGGGGCACGCCGGACGGGGTGTGGGCGGCGCCGGGCCGGGTCAACCTCATCGGCGAGCACACCGACTACAACGACGGCTTCGTCATGCCGTTCGCGCTGCCGCACACCGCGGTCGCCGCGGTGTCCCGGCGGGCCGACGGCGTACTGCGGCTGCACTCCGCCGACGTCGACGGGCCGGTCGTGGAGCTGACGGTGGACGACCTCGCCCCCGAGTCGGACAAGCGGTGGACCGCCTACCCGGCGGGCGTGGTGTGGGCGCTGCGCGAGGCCGGGCACGCGGTGACCGGCGCGGACATCCACCTCGCCTCGACCGTCCCGGCCGGCGCGGGCCTGTCGTCCTCGGCCGCCCTGGAGGTCGTGGTCGCCCTCGCCCTCAACGACCTGTTCGGCCTGGACCTGCGCGGCTGGCAGCTGGCCCGGCTGTGCCAGCGCGCGGAGAACGTCTACGTCGGCGCCCCGGTCGGCATCATGGACCAGACGGCGTCGGCCTGCTGCGAGGCCGGCCACGCCCTGTTCCTGGACACCCGTGACCTCTCCCAGCGTCAGATCCCCTTCGACCTGGCCGCCGAGGGCATGCGCCTGCTCGTCGTCGACACCCAGGTCAAGCACAGCCACAGCGAGGGCGAGTACGGCAAGCGCCGCGCGGGCTGCGAGAAGGGCGCGGCCCTGCTGGGCGTCGACGCCCTGCGCGACGTCCCCCACGCCGAACTCGACGCGGCGCTGGCGCGGCTGGGCGACGAGGAGGAGGTGCGCCGGCTGGTCCGTCACGTGGTGACGGAGGACGAGCGGGTCGAACGGGTGGTGTCCCTGCTGGAAGCCGGCGACACCCGCGCGATCGGCTCGGTGCTGGTCGAGGGGCACGCCTCCCTGCGCGACGACTTCCGCGTCTCCTGCCGGGAGCTGGACCTGGTGGTGGAGACCGCCGTCGCCGCCGGTGCCCTCGGCGCCCGGATGACCGGCGGCGGCTTCGGCGGCTCGGCCATCGTCCTGGCCGAGGAGACGGACGTCCCCGCCGTCACCAAGGCGGTGGAGGAGGCCTTCGCCGCGGCCGGCCTCACCGCCCCCCGCACCTTCGAGGCGGTCCCGGCGGCCGGCGCCCGGCGCGTGCGCTGA